The Solanum dulcamara chromosome 6, daSolDulc1.2, whole genome shotgun sequence genome contains the following window.
AACAAATATGGCTGATTGCATATTATCATCATTAGGTCATATTGATCATCAATATTCTTTCAAGAAAGTTGATGATGATTTTTTCAACATCAACAAATTACCATGCCTAAAAATGGTGGCTGCATCTCTATACATACCCAAAAATAACCCAAAGAAACCGTTAGGCGAAGATGCACACTTCATCTATGAATCATACCAAACTATTGGTGTCGCTGATGGCGTTGGTGGTTGGGCTAAAATGGGAATAGATGCTGGAATTTACGCGAGAAAGCTCATGAGAAATTCACTTATCGCTACAAATAACGAACCAAAGGGTCACGTGAACCCTAAAAGGGTTCTTCAAGAAGCTTACAAAAATACAAGTTTTGAAGGATCGTCTACGGCTTGTATTATAACTTTAGACAAGGAAAAAAATACTGTGTATGCTGCTAATGTTGGTGATAGTGGATTTTTCCTAATCAGAAAGGGAAAAGTTATATACAAATCGCCGATACAACAAAGGGGATTTGGGTGTCCGTATCAATTGGGAAAGTGCAAGGATAATCCTAGTGTTGCTCATGAGATGGAATTAATCGTCGAGaaagatgatattttgatcgtTGGGACGGATGGGATGCttgataatatgaatgaaagtGAGATTGAGAAAATTGTTCGAAAAGGGATTGATCGAAAGTTAAAAGCAGAGGAGTTGGTTAGAAAAATTGGAAAGGCTGCATTGTATAACTCATTTAATAGATTTGCAGATACACCATATGCAAGAGCAGCTAAGAGGGAAGGCCTTAGTCAAACACACAAAGGAGGAAAAATTGATGACATTACTGTTATTGTAGCTTATATCAATTAAGGTGAACATTTTGTATAACAAGTATGAAGCACAAAATGTTATGTGCAAACTTTTGCTGTAAATTGAAATGTTATATTGGAGTTATATTACATAGTATTATGGAACTACTTTGCTAATTGTTACCCATTTCATAATGTTTTACAAAATTTATTTCATGCACATAAAATGCGATGATATTgttgtctttttattttatttcataaatagaGTATTGTTCGGGTCAATATTTGCGTAAAGAAAACTTCCACACGAATATTAGCTAACCAAAAAATAGGAATCAAATTTAGTACTTCCTCCCTTTTATTTATATGTCGTAGTTTGACTGATCATGAAATTTAAAGAATTAAAATAGATTTTCAACTTATACGCAAATTGCAATTACCCTCGTTTCTTTAGTTATAGAAAAATTTACCCCTCCGTTTTGACTACCGCGCCCCTtaagatatatataaatttagttG
Protein-coding sequences here:
- the LOC129892938 gene encoding probable protein phosphatase 2C 55; translation: MADCILSSLGHIDHQYSFKKVDDDFFNINKLPCLKMVAASLYIPKNNPKKPLGEDAHFIYESYQTIGVADGVGGWAKMGIDAGIYARKLMRNSLIATNNEPKGHVNPKRVLQEAYKNTSFEGSSTACIITLDKEKNTVYAANVGDSGFFLIRKGKVIYKSPIQQRGFGCPYQLGKCKDNPSVAHEMELIVEKDDILIVGTDGMLDNMNESEIEKIVRKGIDRKLKAEELVRKIGKAALYNSFNRFADTPYARAAKREGLSQTHKGGKIDDITVIVAYIN